In one window of Rhizobium glycinendophyticum DNA:
- a CDS encoding DUF1013 domain-containing protein, with translation MAQTLLMPKATAVWLVDNTALSFDQIAQFCKLHPLEVKAIADGEAAQGIKGLDPIATGQLSRDEIVKAEKDPNHKLKLSEPKVRVPDSKRRGPRYTPVSKRQDRPNAILWLVRNHPELKDAQISRLVGTTKSTIEQIRERTHWNSTNLAPMDPVTLGLCSQIDLDLEVEKASKGRPLPTAAELGATLQSTLETENLPFGYGREEEKEKEIDANAVFAKLQSLKSDRRNDDEDDQY, from the coding sequence ATGGCCCAGACACTGCTCATGCCGAAGGCGACTGCCGTATGGCTCGTCGACAACACCGCGCTGTCATTCGACCAGATTGCGCAGTTCTGCAAACTGCATCCGCTCGAAGTGAAAGCGATTGCAGATGGCGAAGCAGCCCAGGGCATCAAGGGTCTCGATCCGATCGCCACCGGCCAGCTGTCGCGTGATGAGATCGTCAAGGCCGAGAAGGATCCGAACCACAAGCTGAAGCTTTCGGAACCGAAGGTACGCGTACCGGATTCCAAACGTCGTGGCCCGCGTTACACGCCGGTATCCAAGCGTCAGGACCGCCCCAATGCTATCCTTTGGCTGGTGCGCAATCATCCGGAACTGAAGGACGCCCAGATCTCGCGTCTCGTCGGCACGACCAAGTCGACAATCGAACAGATCCGCGAGCGCACTCACTGGAACTCCACCAACCTCGCGCCGATGGATCCGGTGACACTTGGCCTTTGCAGCCAGATCGATCTGGATCTGGAAGTGGAAAAGGCGTCGAAGGGCCGTCCGCTGCCCACCGCGGCTGAACTTGGCGCCACGCTGCAGTCGACCCTCGAAACGGAGAATCTCCCCTTCGGCTATGGCCGCGAGGAAGAGAAGGAAAAGGAAATCGACGCCAACGCCGTTTTTGCCAAGCTCCAGTCGCTCAAGTCAGACCGTCGCAACGACGACGAAGACGACCAGTACTGA